One Neoarius graeffei isolate fNeoGra1 chromosome 9, fNeoGra1.pri, whole genome shotgun sequence genomic window, GACCATTTCAACAAACTGAATAGACCTTACTTCTGGATTAATTTTGATATTTTCATATCAGGCCAACATGACCCTCTCaacaacaggtaaaaaaagaaacaagATGCTTTTTTATTTACAAGTTCCCCTGCAAAAAAGTATAAGTCTGAAGTAACCTCTCATGAAATTGATTAAAatagtttatactgtttgtacttGTGCACTTGGGACACATTAAACCTGTAAACACACTATGATTGTTGTGCAGCTTTCTTTATTCTGAGTGTGAGAATGTGTTCAATAATATAAGATTTCAAGAGACACTGTGGTGCAGCTTTGCATGTGAAGGCAGGATGAGTACGGTGATGTCTACATGTTTCGATGACTTTGACAAAACATAACTGCGAATATGCATCATAGAATACTTTCTGTGATGCATTGAAAAGGAAAGTTATTTACACGTTTGAAGCAGAATACAGTAAGTGTGAGAAAATTTACCCTGTGTTTGGAACCGTGGAGACAGATCAACCTCTAAAGATTCTCAAAACATGACTTTAAACTGGTCTTTATATTGATTGAAATGTCCATCATTTATATCTATCAGGGTCGTGGGGGAGCTGGAGTCAAATCCCtgttgactttgggtgagaggcagggtacatgctGAGCATGTCACCAATTTATCACAGGGCTAACTATGAGAAAAACAGCCATACACcttcacatacacactcacattcacacttacattcacgctTATAGCCACACAGTTTATTCTATTAGAATCAATTGGTAGATGGACCCCAaacttgcacttttttttttacgaacTACCGTACAAACATTGCACATGTATTTTAAAAAAGCTACAATTTTATAATTTACAGATTTTAATTTTCTCACCAAATTCTTTAATAAAATCCGCAATTGCATAATATAGTTCCATGTTATTTTTGTGGCTGTAAATTGGCTTTATTGAACACTGCTGATTTTAAATGTAGTATATTAAATGCCATTTATTGTGTAAGCTAGTCTGTACACTTAAGAAATGTGAAAGAAATTAcactttttattgtgaaaataaattgTACTTTGTAAAAATCTTTTCAAATGTTTTATTTTTCtacttttatttttgtaaattaaaaataatttaatatttGTACCGTAATGATTAGTGGTGAAAATCTTGGGAAATGTTAAAGTAGGCATTAAATATTCGTGACCGAGTTCCATGATGCCCATCTACCATGTTCTTTAGTTACGTCTGCAAGTCTCCAATCTAAAGCTGTCTGCTAAATATATTTTGCTCAGAATAGTATTAcatacacaaaaaatatatagtcatgggtgttgaaggatcattgattcacatggaacATACTGTAAAGGTTAGCCCAtaaggtccaatcccacagaagagctactgttgcataaactgctgaaaaagttaatgatggctaaaacagaaaggtgtcagcattaactttctgagcagtttgtgctacagtagctcttctgtgggattggaccatagggGCTAGCCTTTGTGTCCCATGCGAATtagtgagccttcaacacccataaccctgtcgctggttcactggttttccttccttggaccacttttggtaggtactaaccactgcataccaggaaaaccccacaagatgtgccattttggagatgctcagacccagtcatccagccatcacaatttggcccttgtcaaagtcactcagattctTATGCTTGCCCAGTTTTCCCacttccaacacatcaatcaTCAATTTCAAAAACTGTCAGTGGGCTGAtcggtgtgtgtctatatatatatatatatatatatatatatatatatatatatatatatatatatgatatccatccatcctccgTAAcgtcttatcctgtgcagggtcgcaggcaagctggagcctatcccagctgactatgggtgagaggtggggtacaccctggacaagtcaccagatcatcgcagggctgacacatataccctgtccacactagggattttgtactgatacgatactactttcgtaccgcaacacctgtccacactagcaactataccggtactgtagcggtataactgtatcggtacgaaacccacaaatgtatgggtttcgtaccggtacagtatcggtactgtagcgcttctctgtagtgtggacagatgaagcggctctgtatcgatacaaatataatgcgcatgtgcaaagtcacacacctcaatcgatgtcttcgctgaataaaatagtgaagaacggagattcatttgtttctttctcaactgcctcgcgcgttttatacaattcgactgaataaatgaccaccagaaatacagactgtacattgacaacaaaaagcacacacacgttgtttcatccggcatattctcggaaggaagttactcggtaaccacggaaacatttcgcgcacgcacatttcaactaccatgaaagaaaactgcaaacatttctcgctagtgtggacagatgcactaaactgtgccggtatactttgtatcggtacagttataccactatcgtaccggtatatatgtgaacacagttatagagacacacaaacattcacacctacagtcaatttagagccaccaattagcctaatgggGTTAACATGCAAACTGTACACAGAAAGGGCTCCGTcagacactgggctcgaacccacaaccttcttgctgtgaggcgacagtgctaaccactatatatatatattagtggttagcactgtcgcctcatataaataataaatatcaGTTGAGTTGATTATCAGACTAACACTTTCAAGTAAAATATCAACGAGGTTTGTTAAATGATTTGACAATTTATCACTATTTTTCAGTTCACATCCATTTTCATCACCTCCATTTTTatcaggtgtttttttttgttactccACCCTTGATGCCACTTTCGTTCAATAATAAATGACAATTTTGTGTTgtgaatgatgaaagaaaacaatGAAACATTGCTCTTTTTTGTTATGTCATAACTGATTTAATCAaatgcagcatggtggtgtagtggttagcgctgtcacctcacagcaagaaggttctgggttcgagcctcacggccgatgagggcctttctgtgtggagtttgcatgttctccccgtgtccgcgtgggtttcctccgggtgctccggtttcccccacagtccaaagacatgcaggttaggttaactggtgactctaaattgaccgtaggtgtgaatgtgagtgtgaatggttgtctgtgtctatgtgtcagccctgtgatgacctggcgacttgtccagggtgtaccccgcctttcgcccgtagtcagctgggataggctccagcttgcctgcgaccctgtagaacaggataagtggttacagataatggatggataatttaatCAAACCAGCCTTAAATGAATCAAATTATTGATAATTTTGTGtgcatgtctctgtgtgtgtatgtgtgtcctccacaattattggcaccccttataaagattagcaaaaaaaaaaaaagggttagaaaaaatccaccttttgttgaagtagtttcatctcacactgaaaaattttttttgaaaaattcaacctttatttgaaataaatttgttcagagaaaaacaaattcctcatcatGAAATAATTACttccaacaaaaacacatgtaccagtcttattggcacccctggaaataatAGTGAACTCGATGTAACTGAAGTATGTTTCCCATTAAATTgcccatttttgagttgattggagtgtgtaggaaccttcgagctgtaattcatgacttcctgatgatgatgatagtcatccattaacatgggaaagataagagaacacacaaaccaaatgagggaggtgtgttgactttcataagtcagggaatggttttaaaaaatagctacttgcctgaaaatgttcatttctactgTAAGGGCaatcataaaaaaaattgttaaatttaaaaaaaattggacatcaactggaactgttaccaaCTTGCCTCGAAGAGAAACTAAGTTTATTTCCcctcatgtacagtgaggaggaggatgagagagagagagagagagagagagagaaaacaaggatcactgttggtgaattacaagaaaaaaagtaaaCTCTTGGGGTTTCcacgtctccaaaaccaccatcagactccacctccatgtcaacagattatttggaaggtacaccagaaaaaaagccttttctgtcagttttaACCACAAACATTagtgcctgaagtttgtgaaatactacAACAAATTCTGATGTGACAAAAATGTAGCTTTTTTACAatgaaacactcaaggtgggtttggtgtaaaaaggagaatggctataatgaaaagaactcgatcccaactgtaaaatatggtggaagttctatgatgttttgaggctgtttttcctccaaaggccctggaaaccttgttcgggGACACGacctcatggactccatgaaatagcaggaaattttaaatcaaaataaCTTGTGTAATACTATTATGCACAATAACCTGTATTTAACATGTACAGTACATACACTTTATATCGTACTTTATTCAGATAATACAGTCCTTCTGTTATTCATATGCAATGAAACATAATGCAATATGCAATAGCAATATTAGCAATACCATAACTTGTCACTCACTGTAACTATGTGTATGTGGAGATGTGCAAGTTGCAATGTGCGCAAgaataaaatgaaaattaaaactaaaattcCTCAAAACCAATGTGTCagactgagcaacagttaccagaaacctttagatgcagttattgttgcacagcgaggtcacaccagatactgaaagcaaaggttcacatacttttgccactcagagatgtaaaatattgcatcattttcctcaataaataaattaccaagtagatttgtgtctcaattgtttaattgGTTTCTGTTTATTGACTTTTATTATGTGTgtgaaaatcttacaatattttaGGCCATATGAAATATTGAAAATTACAAAGAGAATCAAaaacactgctctgtgtgtgtgtgtgtgtgtgtgtgtgtgtgtgtgtgtgtgtgtatatatatatatatatatatatatatatatatatatatatatatatatatatatatatatatattaaacaaaacactTCAAAACAGCAAAAGTGAAAGAAGTGAAAGGAGCTCAATCAACTGTATACAGGGAACAAGTCTTGACAGTGCAGCCACTCCCACCATGAGAGGACGTGAAAAAACAGTTCATGTTTTGTTCCTTCTCAGTTCTCTCTGTCTGCCAACGCTTATGGGCCATTTCAACAAACTGAATAGACCTTAATTAATTTTGATATTTTCATATCAGACCAACATGATCTCCTCAACAACAGGTAAAAAAGAAACAGGAtgattttttatttacaattcccACTGCAAAAAATACAAGTCTGAAGTAACCTCTGATGAAACTGATTAAAatagtttatactgtttgtattcgtGCACTTGGGACACATTAAACCTGTAAACACACTTTGAATGTTGAGCAGCTTTCTTTATTCTGAGTGTGAGAATGTGTTAAATAATATTAGATTTGAAGAGACACTGCGCTGTAACTTTGCATGTGAAGGCAGAATGAGAACAGTGAGGGTTATGTGATTTCACCACTTCCTCTTTTTAGATGTCAACATTGTACGATCATAACAAGAAACAGAAACATGTCAAAGTGTGCAAAACTGAGTGTATATATGTACACACTCTCACTGAGTCTGTGTATTTGACTTGTCCGTTACTTTATGTTGTGTTCATCCTCTTCCTTGTGTATGATGGTAGCATTTCTAGTTTGGCTGGTTTGTGATTCGTGTCTTTAACACTCCTGAGTGCTAAAATTCATTTCATTCCACAGGAAACAAGTGTGTTCTCACTGTGTTAGTGTACGTGTGGATTCAAGTATGTTGAGAAATTCTTGTGTACAAAGGAACATTTCAGAAGCAAAATAACTTTTATGAGCAGCTCCCTACAGCAGCGCACCCACACTGTCCTTATTCCTTATTGACTTTGTCTTTAGTTAATGGTCATCTTCAGTGTGATGACTTTTCTTATTGACATAATAATAAAGAAATGAGACCTTCAAATCTTTTTGACTAGCAGTTTTTATTTCTTTGCTACAGAAGAATACAAAAATCAGGCTTCCTGGAGTCTTCCCAGTTTGGGAAATCCACACAGAGGGAGAAAAACTGAAAGACGATGCAAGTCAGAGCCTTTTCTTAGACCAGTAATGTCCCTAAAGCAGGTAAGATACAATAACGATCTACTCATCATTAGTTCACCAACAACAAAGTTCACCAAAAACACACCAAACATGCATATTTATCACACATCAGTTTGACTAATTCAGTTAAAATGAAATTTATTTCTTCATGGAAAATTCAACTATTATCTTTTTCTCTAGGTGGGGTTTATACAGATGATTTTGTCTTTGATCAAATTTAAGGTAAGTTTAGTTTGGGGAGAAAAATCCATACTGAATTCTTCATTCTTTCCCATTTCTAAATGTGAGCAGTTCTCCAGGAATAacaggttaatttttttttgtggcttgCATATTTACCATAATAAatgttcacattttaaacattttacatTTTACTCAGTTATTTAAAGAAGCCACAAAATGACCCACAACAAACAGatatttcaaaataaaatgaaaacaagTGAAAATGATGTCATAATAACTTGCACAAGTTTTTTTGGGCAAAATATGGACAGACCCATGAGCTTTAAATATTCCCTATTTAGAGTTTATATCACCTGCTAAATGATTGATGGTATTTCTCTTCATCTAGGGCTCAGAAAGCGTCAGAGAGAATAAAACTCCTGTGCCACTGGATTTAGAGAAACCGATGAAGAAAGGGCAGATGTTCATCAGAGACAACAGCATAAGAACCCGACCACAGAAAATGAAGTCTGAGGTAAATGCACTCGTGTGACTGAAGATATGCTCTTATGATGAATTAGGTAATGAGCTCATGTGTGTTCCTGCAGCGTGTGTTCATGTTACATCTTTGTCATTCCAGTTGCCACACCTTACACATCAGGAAGAGAAATCTGAAAAAGCAGGTGAGATTAAAAGCATTATAGAGCCACTGTTCAGTTCTTGAGTGATTGTATTTTGTGTCACTGGATTAAACTGTTGGAGTCTAATGAATTATTACTGCAAAAATCACATGGAACTTAAATGAAGACTTCAATATGTTTCTTCAGATTTAAATAAGCCTTTTGTATAATGCCTTTTTTCATTTCCAGGTGGTTGGCAGATTCCCAAGGAAGGTCAGTTCTAATTTTGGAAATTACTTTCAGACTTAACGCCTGCAGATGTTTGATACAGCTGATTGACCCATTGTATTAATGCTCATGGTGGATGTGTTTCTTGTTTTAGAATGGAAAACCCTCACAAGATCACCAGGTATTGCATTTACACCTTGACGTCTGATTTAGACTCAAAGTGACTGAGACACCACTTGGTGTTTATTCTAAAAATACTAACATTAACAATGTTGCATCATCATGTGTCCAACACATCACTTCTTTGTTTTTAAGCCAAAGTGattctggatccaaacactgcaaatCCCACTCTCAAGCTGTCTGCGGATGGATGCTCTGTGAGAACAAAGACCCACAAAGAGTTTCATTTTGAAGAGAGTTACTATGACTACTACAGAAAATCCAAACATAAGTATGATGGTTGGACATATGTCCAAGCTCAAGAGGGCTACAGTACAGGCAAACACTACTGGGAGGCAGATGTAACGGGAAAATGTGATTGGAGAATCGGTGTAGTGAAAGAGTCTGCACAACGCAATGGCTTTACTAAACTGAACACAGCAGCAGGGTATTGGACTCTGCATCTGCAGTTAGGTTCCCTCATGGCTCTGACTGAACCAGTCACCAAACTCAATCAGGCGCCGCCTTCGAAGATAGGAGTGTATCTAGATTTGGAGGAAGGTCAGGTTTCTTTCTATGATGCAAAGAAAATGAAAGTTATTTACACGTTTGTAGCAGAATTCAGTAAGTGTGAGAACCTTTACCCTGTGTTTGGAACTGTGGAGACAGATCAACCTCTAAAGATTATCTCAACATGATTTTTAACTGGTCTTTATATTGACCGAAACATTCATCATCTAGGTTTATTATTAATTACTTCAAGTCATGAAGCTTaactttttaaaggaacagtccaccgtacttccataatgaaatatgttcttctctgaattgagacgagctgatccgtacctctccgagctttgcgcgacctcccagtcagtcagacgcgctgtcactcctgttagcaatgtagctaggctcagcatggccaaaggtattttttggggctgtagttagatacgaccaaactcttccacgtttttcctgtttacataggtttatatgaccagtgacatgaaacaaagttcagttacacaaattgaaacgtggcgattttctatgctatggaaagtccacactataatgacaggcgtactaacaccttctgcgcgcttcgatagcgcattgataccttcactcctgagtgaaggtatcaatgcgctgtcgaagcgcgcagaaggtgttagtacgcctgtcattatagtgcggactttccatagcatagaaaatcgccacgtttcaatttgtgtaactgaactttgtttcatgtcactggtcatataaacctatgtaaacaggaaaaacgtggaagagtttggtcgcatctaactacagccccaaaaaatacctttggccatgctgagcctagctacattgctaacaggagtgacagcgcgtctgactgactgggaggtcgcgcaaagctcggagaggtacggatcagctcgtctcaattcagagaagaacatatttcattatggaagtacggtggactgttcctttaaccaatTTACAAAATCACAGTAAAAAGTTTGTTCTTGCCCATCACAAAATGGAAACTAAGGCTGACACTGAGCATGTGTTAGAGGAACAATAGTTTGAGAGATTAGTCACAGTCTACAGGAAATTATAAACAGGTTGTCTTGAGCCTCTGATTTCCCTCTGACTGCTAAAACCCACAGACTCTTTCAGCACCTTACACTGACATAACTACTggattaaattatatatttttataccaGCCCAGCATGACCATTGTCAGCAACAGACAAGAAAATTAAgacgtttattttattttttttccaatttcccCTGCAGATATTCAGAAGTAAAGTCTGGGAACATGAATTAAAGCAGTTGATATTGTGTGCACTTTTTAAAATGTCCTTTGACATAAAAACAGGAAACACAGGCGTTTATATAACTTACATTATGTACCTTATATTACTGAATGTTATTCAATGTGAAATTATGAAGTATATACATATATCTACATCCAGATGTCTTTAAAGCTGCTCGTTGTTGTCCATTGTGTGTTAAAAGTGCTTTATCATTCAActttattttttctgttttttttaagttttataaatttttaaattgttttttaattttataaatgttttttttaatttaaaagatGAATCTGAAAATGTCAGGTTGTTTCTGTCGATTTGTTTTCTTCAGAATACAGAGTTGCCAGTATATTGAGTCCAAAAATGTACAGATatacactcactgagcactttatcaGGAACACGTGTACACTTACTCATTTATGCAACTTTCtattcagccaatcatgtggtaggaattcaatgcataaaatcatgcagatacagaccAGCAGCTTcgagtaatgttcacatcaaccatcagaatgaaggaaaaatgtgatctctgtgattttgATCGTGGCATGATTGTTTGTTCCAGACAAGCTAGTTTGAGTTTTTCTATAAGTCCTGATGTACAgtactgggattttcacacacacacacacacacacacacacacagagagagagagcgtcccTAGAGTTTACTCAGAAGAGTGCAGTAACGAAAAACTATCTAGTGATCATCAGTTCTGCAGacagaaacgccttgttgatgagagtttAATGGAAAATGACCAAACTGGTTGGAGCTGACAGAAAGgttacagtaactcagataaccaatctgtacaattgtggtgagtagaaaaacatctcagaatgAACAACACATTGAACCTTGTGCTGGATGGgctccaacagcagaagaccaatgTTTTCTTGTCACACTTTGGGCCtgttaataccaatcaatcatcACTTGAATACCACAGACTATTTGAGTATTATTGCTGACTGTGTGCATCCCTTCATagccacaatttaccatcttctcacggctacttccagcatgatagtgtagcatcagccacataaaattTTAATTATTGATCAGTagcataaaatagtatctattgtctaagacatttatttatatttcatattaaaacgtctatgtaaattaatacacagaaagcctggccaggcgctgaacgttcttctgccttcactttaagagatatGGGCGTTtacaagagaaattcagggcgagcatgatatCATTTACAGTATGTCATAAATGATTTAATCAaatgcagcatggtggtgtagtggttagcactgtcgcctcacagcaagaaggttctgggttcgagcccagtggctggcgagggcctttctgtgtggagtttgcattttctccctgtgtctgtgtgggtttcctccgggtgctcccttttcccccacagtccaaagacatgcaagttagggtaattggtgggtataaattgaccgtaggtgtgaatggttgggtg contains:
- the LOC132891647 gene encoding butyrophilin subfamily 3 member A1-like, producing the protein MISSTTEEYKNQASWSLPSLGNPHRGRKTERRCKSEPFLRPVMSLKQVGFIQMILSLIKFKGSESVRENKTPVPLDLEKPMKKGQMFIRDNSIRTRPQKMKSELPHLTHQEEKSEKAGGWQIPKEEWKTLTRSPAKVILDPNTANPTLKLSADGCSVRTKTHKEFHFEESYYDYYRKSKHKYDGWTYVQAQEGYSTGKHYWEADVTGKCDWRIGVVKESAQRNGFTKLNTAAGYWTLHLQLGSLMALTEPVTKLNQAPPSKIGVYLDLEEGQVSFYDAKKMKVIYTFVAEFSKCENLYPVFGTVETDQPLKIIST